CGAAGTGATCTCGCGCCAGTTGCAGGAGTTCCAACGGCGCGGATGGATCGAACAATCGCGCGGAAAGATCCGGCTGCTGGACCGCGTCCAGCTGGAAGCGCTGGCGCGGCAGCACGGCTGATCCCGGAATTGGTGACAATGTCACCGTCAGGCGGGCCGTAGCTGCGCTATACCTCGGCGGAACAGACCGCAATACCCGACCGAGGAGTCGCATCCAGCCATGATCGAAACTGCTTTTACCCCCTTTCAATCGCTCGGCGGTGGCGTGCTGATCGGCCTTTCCGCCGTTCTTCTGATGGCCACGCTGGGCCGGATCATGGGCGCCACCGGCGTTCTGGCGGGCGTCCTGCATCCGAACGGCTGGTCAGACTGGTCATGGCGCACCGCGACCCTGCTGGGCATGGTAAGCGGTCCTCTGGCGATCTATCTCCTTAGCGGCGGAATGCCCGAAATCTCGGTTCCCGTATCGACGCCGATGCTGCTTGTCGGTGGCTTTCTCGTCGGGATCGGCGTGACCTTCGGCGCGGGATGCACCTCGGGCCACGGGGTCTGCGGCATGGCGCGGCTGTCACCGCGATCGATCGCGGCAACGCTGACCTTCATGCTGACAACCGTCATCACCGTCTACCTTGTCCGCCACGTGTTCGGAGCCTGACCCATGCGCATCCTCGTCTCTTACATCATCGGCCTGATCTTCGGCATCGGCATCTCGATCTCGGGAATGGCCAATCCTGCGAAGGTGCTGAACTTCTTCGACATTGCGGGCAGCTGGGACCCCAGCCTTGCCTTCGTCATGGGCGGCGCGCTCGTGACGACTTTCATCGGCTACCGCTTCGTTCTCAAGGGATCCGGCCCGCTGATCGGTGGCGTATTCCACCTGCCCACGCGGCGCGAGCTTGACCTGCCCCTGCTGGGTGGCGCCGCCGTTTTCGGCGTGGGCTGGGGCATAGCGGGGTTCTGCCCGGGCGGTGCGCTGCCCGCGCTCGGCACCGGACGATCCGAAGTTCTGATATTTGTCGTTGCACTGATCGGTGGTATCCTATGCGCAAAATTGCTGCAGGCCACGACAGACAGGCGCAAAACCGCGACCACCTGACCGGTAGGAGGATGCAATGGACTATCCCGTCAACTTGAACGTCAAACCCGAGGTCACAGGCTTCTTCGACGAAGCGACGAACACGATCACCTATCTTGTTGTCGATCCACAGACCAATCACTGTGCGATCATCGACAGCGTGATGGACATCGACTACGCGGCAGGCCGCATCACCTATGACCACGCCGACGCCCTGATCGCCGAGATCGAGGCGCGCGATCTGACGCTGGACTGGATCATTGAAACCCACGTCCACGCCGACCATCTGAGCGCCGCGCCCTACATCCAACAGCGGCTGGGCGGCAAGATCGGCGTAGGCGAGAAGATCATGGTCGTTCAGGAGACTTTCGGCAAAATCTTCAACGAGGGGACCGAATTCGAACGGGACGGCAGCCAGTTCGACGCGCTGTTCAAGGACGGCGACACCTACAAGGTCGGCAGCATGGAAGGTTTCGCCATGTACACCCCCGGCCACACGCCCGCCTGCATGGTCCACGTGATCGGCGATGCCGCCTTCGCAGGTGACACGCTGTTCATGCCCGACGGAGGATCGGCGCGTGCGGATTTTCCCGGCGGTGACGCGGGCGAGCTCTACGACAGTATCCAGAAGGTATTGTCCCTGCCGGACGACATGCGGCTTTTCATGTGCCACGACTACGGCCCCAACGGGCGCGTGATCCAGTGGGAAACCACGGTGGCCGAGCAGAAGGCAAAGAACATCCACGTCGGCGGCGGCAAGACCCGCGAGGAATTCATACGGTTCCGCACCGAGCGTGACGCACAGCTTGCGATGCCCAAGCTGATCATCCCGTCGCTACAGGTGAACATGCGCGCAGGCCGTCTGCCCACCGACAAGGACGGAAACCCGATGCTGAAAGTGCCGGTCAACGGGATCTGAGCGCCTGAAGGTCTGCCCGATTATTAGGCAATGACCGCAGAGCGCTCAATTTCCGGCAGGTTTCATTGCCTCTTCCGCTGGTTTGGCACAAGCTCGATACATGATCGAGTCTCCCAAATTTTTCGACGAAATGCTGACCGGCAACGGGCCGCGCGGCCCCTATGCCTCCTACCACGAGTGGTTCGCCCGTCAGGACAACAAACGTCTTGCCCAGAAGGCCAGCGAGGCGGAGGCCTTCTTCCGGCGGACCGGCATCACCTTCAATGTCTACGGACAGGAAGCCGCCGAGGAGCGGCTGATCCCCTTCGACCTGGTGCCGCGGATCGTGGCCCATCAGGAATGGGCCAAACTCTCGCGCGGGATCGAGCAGCGCGTCAGCGCGATCAATGCTTTCCTGCACGATATCTATAACCGGCAGGAGATCCTGCGCGCGGGGGTCGTGCCGAAACACCTGATTGCCCGGAACGAGGCCTTCTTGCCGCAGATGCTCGATTTCACCCCGCCGGGTGGTGTCTATACCCACATCGTCGGCACAGATATCGTGCGCACCGGCGAAGACGATTTCTACGTTCTCGAAGACAATGCCCGCACGCCTTCGGGCGTCAGCTACATGCTCGAAAACCGCGAGACGATGCTGCAAATGTTCCCGGAACTGTTCAGCACGATCCGTGTGCAGCAGGTTGGCGATTATCCCAAGAACCTGCGCCGGGCTCTGGCGGCTTCGGCACCGGCCTCGGCGGGCAACAGGCCCTGCGTCGCGGTTCTGACACCGGGCATGTATAACTCGGCCTATTACGAACACAGCTTCCTCGCCGATCAGATGGGCGTGGAACTGGTCGAAGGGCACGACCTGCGCGTCGTCGACGGCCATATCGCCATGCGCACGACGCGCGGCTACCGACAGATCGACGTGCTTTACCGGCGCGTGGATGACGAATACCTTGATCCGCTCACCTTCAATCCGTCGTCGATGCTGGGTGTGCCGGGGATCATGGATGTCTACCGCGCGGGCAATATCACCATCGCGAACGCACCGGGCACCGGGATTGCGGACGACAAGGCGATCTACAGCTACATGCCCGAGATCGTCGAATTCTACACCGGCGAACGTGCGATCCTGAAGAACGTAGAGACCCACCGCTGCTCGGACCCCGAAAGCCTGAAATACACTCTCGATAACCTTGCGGATCTGGTGGTCAAGGAAGTGCACGGTTCAGGGGGCTACGGCATGCTGGTCGGCCCCGCCGCCAGCAAGAAGGAGCTCGCGGATTTCGCGGACAAGCTGAAGGCGAAGCCGGGCAATTATATCTCGCAACCCACGCTCTCGCTGTCGACGGTCCCGATCTTTACCGAAAGCGGGCTTGCGCCCCGTCACGTCGACCTGCGCCCCTTCGCGCTGGTATCGCCACAGGGCGTCAATATCACGCCCGGCGGGCTGACGCGGGTCGCGCTGTCCGAGGGATCGCTGGTCGTGAATTCGTCGCAGGGCGGCGGGACAAAAGACACATGGGTACTGGAGGCCTGAATGCTGGGAAAAACCGCAGGCGGCCTGTACTGGATGTTTCGCTATCTCGAGCGGGCCGAAAGCACCGCGCGCCTGGTCGAGGCCGGATTTCGTATTGCGCTGACACGATCGAACGACGCGGAGGCGGAATGGAAGTCGGTGATCGTCACCTCGTCGAGCCAGTCCGCCTATGAGGCGGTTCACGATGGATATGACAGTGCACGCGTCATCGACTACCTGCTGAGGGATCAGAACAATCCCAACTCTGTCCTGTCAGTGATCAAGGCCGCGCGGGACAACGCGCGACTGGTCCGCACCGCCCTGACGACCGAGGTCTGGTTTGCGGTCAACGACACGTGGATGATGCTGCGCGATCTGCTCAAGGAGCCGGTGCCGGAGACGGAATTGCCCGCGATCCTTGCCAACATCCGGCAGCAATCGGCGCTGGTGCGCGGTGCCCTGCACGGCACGATGCTGCGCAATGACATCTACGAATTCTGCAAGCTTGGGATGATGATCGAACGGCTCGACAGCACCGCGCGGATCATCGACGTGAAATACTATTCGCTTTTGCCCTCGCCCGCCTTCGTGGGCAGCCGCATGGACAATGTTCAATGGGAAACCCTGCTGCGCTCGGTGTCGGCGCACAGATCGTTCCGCTGGGCGGTGGAAGAGGAATTTGCCGCCCCCGCCATCGCGGAATTCCTGATCCTCGACAAACGTATGCCGCGTTCGATCATGTTCTGCGCGGGCGAGATCACCGATGGCTTGCGGCGTATCGCCGAGGGCTACGGCATCCGTTCCGACTCGCAGCAACAGGCCGAGAGCATGTACCAGCGTCTGGCCAGCCGCGACATTGCCTCGATCTTCGACGACGGGCTGCACGATGTAATTAACGAGATCATCTCCAACAACGCAAACCTTGCCCACCGGATCGAGCAGGACTACAGGTTCATTGCATAGATGGAACTCAAGATCTCGCACCAGACACACTATCGCTACAGCGCACCGGTATCCTATGCGCTGCAAAAACTGCGTCTGCGCCCGTTACCGAATGTGCTTCAGACGGTGCCGGACTGGTCCATCGACATAGACGGCGGCCAGATCGAGGCCTCTTACAAGGATCACTACGGCAACCACGTCGATCTGGTCAGCGTCACACCGGGCGCGACCGAAGTCTCCGTGCGCGCCAGCGGGACAGTGGTGACAGAGCCGGGCACAGGCGTGCTGGGCAAAGTCTACGGACGCGCGCCCTTGTGGCACTTTCTGGAACCCACCGGGCCTACGACGCCGGGCGATACGGTCCGCGATCTGGCCCGGACAGTCAGCGACAGCGACGACACACTGGATGGGCTGCACAGCCTCTCGGCAGAAGTGCTGAAGGCCGTTCCCTACACGCTGGGGGTTACCAACAGCCAGACCACCGCCGAAGAAGCGTTGAAGACAGGCGGCGGCGTTTGTCAGGATCACGCCCAGATCTTTGCTGCGGCGGCGCGGGTTGCCGGTGTGCCGGCGCGTTACGTCAGCGGTTATCTGATGATGAACGACCGTATCGACCAGGATGCCTCCCACGCGTGGGTAGAAGCCTATCTGGATACGCTCGGCTGGGTCGGTTTCGATGTCTCGAACGGATATTCACCCGACGAGCGCTATGTGCGGATTGCCACCGGACGCGACGCGCGCGATGCTTCGCCGATCGAGGGTATTCGCGTGGGCGCAGCGGATGAAACACTCGTTGTGTCCTTGCAGGTTCAACAGTAAATAGCGCGGATCACACGTCGTGATTGGAAGCCGGAAATGACATATTGCGTTGGCATGAAGCTGGATCAGGGCCTCGTGTTCATGTCGGATACCCGTACAAATGCGGGTGTCGACAATTTTGCCGTGGCGAAAAAGATGTTCAGCTGGACAGTCCCGGGCGAACGGTCCATCACGATCATGACTGCGGGCAACCTTGCCACGACGCAATCCCTCGTCAGCCTGCTGGAAGAGCGTTCGAAATCCCCCGAAGAGCGCAATCCGAACATATTGCACGAGAAGACGATGTTTCAGGTGGCCCGCCTTGTCGGCGCCACGCTGAAAGAGGTGATCGCAGAAAGCACCCCTGAGGGTCAGGCATCGGCTGACCAGTTCAGCGCGTCCGTTATCGTGGGCGGGCAGATCATGGGCGGCCAGCCTACGGTATTCCTCGTCTATCCGGCGGGCAACTTTATCGAGATTACCGATGACACCCCTTTCTTCCAGATCGGCGAGACCAAATACGGCAAACCGATCCTCGTGCGGGCCTATGAGCCAAGCATGAGTTTTGAAGACGCGATCAAACTGTTGCTTGTCTCTTTCGACTCGACGGTCAAATCGAACCTTTCCGTCGGACTGCCCTTCGATTTGCAGGTCTACGAGGTGGACAGTTTCGACAACAGCCGCTCGAAGCGGATCGAACAGGACGATCCTGTGTACCAGACGATCTCGAACGGCTGGGGTGACGCGCTGCGCGATGCGTTCCGGCAGCTGCCCAACTACACCTTCTAGAACACCACCTGAATTGAAGGGCTGCGACGGCGCTTCCGGGCCGGAGGCGGCGGCGCCATCGGCCTGCCCCCTGCGTGTTCAATCATCCTCGATCTTCTGCCCCTAGGACTGCCTGTAGCGCCGCCCAGAAGGGGCGGTCACAGAGCGAGGGGACACCTTGAACCAATCGCTATACCAGTTCTTCCGGCGGCCGGATGCCTGCAATCTTGATACCTGCGCGCAGGAGCAGATCCATCTGTCAGGCATGATCCAGAACATGGCCGCCATGGTGATCATCGAATTCGACACCCATTTGATCGTTGGCGTATCGGACAATTTGGATACCGTCCTCGGCATTGCACCTGCGGCCTGTATCGGGATGCCGCTGGGCGATCTGCATGACGGGATTGCCCGCGAAATCGCCCCGATGACAGGCGCGCGGATCACGAGGCGCTTCACCGACATCCCCTGTTCGCGCGGCTGGTCGCACCCCAACTGAGCGAGCAGGAACTCCGGGCAGCGCTGTCCGCCCAGTTCAACGCCCTTTCCGCAGTCGAAGAGAATCGCCTCGCATCGGGTCTCTGGCAGGTGTTGTCGCTCGGCCCCCAGATTGCGGCCTTGCAAGACGATCTGCCTGGTCAGGGCGCGCGCCCCGCCGGCTTGGCGCTCAACACCCCCGCGACGCTGCTGGGTGCTCTCTATGCGGCGCATGGGGCCTCTATCGGCGCGCGGCATATCGCGAAGGCTCTGGAGCGGTCACGCCCACATAGCCCGTCACGCTATTTCGCGGGTGACACAACGCAGGCATGGCAACCGCTCTGCACGATATTGGAGCGACTGGCCCCCCGAATGCTTTGCCGAGGCAAGCGATGGCGCAGGGCAAGTTTTCCGGCAGCTTGCAAGCACACGACCGACACGGTCGGAAGCTTGATAGCGTATCTTTCGGATAAAGTGGTGAGCCCTGCAGGATTCGAACCTGCGACCCACTGATTAAAAGTCAGTTGCTCTACCAACTGAGCTAAGGGCCCACTGACGCGCTGTTTAGAAACGTGCTGGGTCAGGGTCAACCCCATAACGGCATGAATCTGAGACCAGCCGCTGGAATAACCGGCGCCGCCTCGTTATATGCGCGGAATGGACCGCGATCACCCTACAGAACTGCCTTTCATGAAGATGCACGGGCTGGGAAACGACTTTGTCGTCGTTGACGCGCGCGCGCGTCCGGTCGCCTTGTCCGACAGCCTGGTGCGGGCGATTGCCGACCGCCATACCGGCATCGGTTTCGACCAGCTTGCCGTGATCGGGACCGGCAGCGGCGACGCGCATCTGACCTTCTATAATGCCGATGGGTCCACGTCCGCGGCCTGCGGAAACGCGACACGCTGTATCGCCCGCTATCTGATGACCGAAACGGGCACGGACGCGCTGCATCTGACAACGGATCGCGGTGATCTGTTCGCGGTGGACGCGGGTGACGGGCTGACATCGGTAAACATGGGCCACCCGCAGCTCAACTGGGACGAAATCCCCCTCGCGCGCGAAATGGAGACGCTGGAACTGCCCATCGCTGGCGGACCAACTGCCACGGGCATGGGCAATCCGCATTGCACCTTCTTCGTGCCCGATGCATTGGCTGTGGATCTGGAGACCTTCGGTCCCTTGCATGAGAATCACGCATTATTCCCGCAGCGCACGAATGTTCAGGTCGCCCACCTGACAGGTCCGAATCATATTCGCATGCGGGTCTGGGAACGCGGTGTCGGTCTGACGCTTGCATCCGGATCGTCCTCCTGCGCGACCGCCGTTGCGGCGGCGCGCCGTGGGCTGACCGGGCGCACCGTTCGTATCGACCTTGATGGCGGGACGATCATGATAGACTGGCGCGACGATGGCGTCTGGATGACCGGGCCAACGATGCATGTCTCGAACGGGACGTTCACCACAGAGTTTCTGGAGAGCGCCCGATGACCGCGCCCGTATTCTCGAACCATGGCTGCCGTCTGAACCAGTATGAACTGGAAGCGATGAAAGAACTCGCCGACGGTGCCGGATTGCGTGACGCCATCGTGGTGAACACATGCGCGGTCACAGCGGAAGCCGTGCGCAAGGCGCGTCAGGACATCCGCAAGCTGCGCAAGGCCCACCCGGACGCCCGGCTGATCGTCACGGGCTGTGCCGCCCAGACCGAACCGCAGACCTTTACCGCCATGGAAGAGGTCGATGCCGTGATCGGCAACACGGAAAAGATGCTGCCCGACACATGGAAGGGCCTCGCTGCGGATTTCATCGGCGAGACCGAGGCGGTACAGGTCGACGACATCATGTCGGTGCGCGAAACGGCGGGCCATCTGATCGACGGTTTCGGCACCCGCAGCCGTGCCTATGTCCAGGTCCAGAACGGCTGTGACCATCGCTGCACTTTCTGCATCATCCCCTACGGTCGCGGCAATTCTCGGTCGGTTCCCGCCGGCGTGGTGGTCGAACAGATCAAGCGGCTGGTCGACAAGGGCTTTAACGAGGTCGTGCTGACCGGCGTCGATCTGACGTCGTGGGGGGCGGACCTGCCCGCCCAGCCGAAACTCGGCGATCTGGTCATGCGGATCCTGCGGCTGGTGCCGGACCTGCCACGCCTGCGCATCAGCTCCATCGATTCGATCGAGGTCGACGAGAACCTGATGACCGCGATCGCCACCGAAGCGCGGCTGATGCCGCATCTGCACCTGTCTTTGCAGCACGGTGATGACCTGATTCTGAAGCGGATGAAGCGACGCCACCTGCGCGACGATGCAATCCGCTTTTGCGAGGACGCCTTGCGGCTGCGGCCCGATATGACCTTCGGCGCCGATATCATCGCGGGTTTTCCCACCGAAACCGATGCACATTTCGAGAACTCGCTGAAACTGGTCGAAGACTGCCAGCTGACATGGCTGCATGTTTTTCCCTACTCGAAACGCGAGGGAACGCCGGCTGCCAAGATCCCCGCACAGGTCGATGGCCGCACCATCAAGGACCGCGCCGCCCAGCTGCGCGCCGCAGGCGAAGCACGGGTCCAGCACCATCTTTCGGATCAGGTAGGGCGCACCCACGATATCCTGATGGAAAATCCGCTGATGGGCCGCACCCCGCAATTTGCGGAAGTCCGGTTCGAGACAGAGCAGCCCGAAGGCGCTATTGTCCGCGCAAGGATAACAGGGCAGGCTGGAATGGAGCTGCGGGCGTAACGCCCGACTGACCCATTGAACGGACCGCACCCATGGCGCAAGCATCGCTTGGCGATATCGGCTTTCTTTCGTCTGCCTCGGCGGCGCTGCGCAACATGATCGAGGAGCGGGCAACACGGCGCCACCTCGCTGCAGGAGAGACCCTTTTTTCGCAGGGAGATCCGGGCGACACGCTCTTCGCCATCGCCAGCGGGCTTGTAGAGGTCAGCGTGCTGTCGAAAAGCGGTCAGAAGCTCGGGCTCGATATGATGGGCGCGGGAGAATTGATCGGGGAAATCGCCCTGTTCTCGCCCGGACCACGCACGGCGACGATCACAGCCATTGAACCGACCGAAGTCTGGGGGCTGCGAAATGCGGACGTGCTGGACGCGCTGCAGGAAAAGCCGGAACTCTGCGTCGACCTGATCGAGCTTGCGGGCAAGCGGATGCGCTGGATGTCGACGCAATATCACGAACAGGTCTTCATGGATGCCCCGACCCGTCTGGCGCGCCGGATCGTTCACTACTGCGGCATTGGTGGCTCCGAATTGCGAATGTCCCACGCCGATCTGGCCTCTTTCGTGGGAACGACCCGCGAGACGGTTTCAAAAACGCTCGCGGGCTGGAAACGTGAGGGCGTGATTTCCATGGGCCGCAGTACGATCACCGTGGTCGATATGGATGCGCTTCGGGATATTGCCGGCAATTGAAAGAAATTTCATTGCTCTGTGAAACAGTTCACAGACCAGAACATATCCGCAGCGCATGCTCGGTCCATAGATAATGTGACCAAGAGAAACCCGCGCCAGTATATTCCTGGCGTCTCGCGGTCAAACAGATCCAAGTAATGCCGGGCACGCGGTGACGGGGGCTAAGCTTCTTGATCCGGGGTTCACTCTTCGGAAGGGGCCTTCCGGCATATTACAAAAATAAATTTAGCCTATCGGGTGCCGGCCTCGCTTCCTTCATTTCGGCACTCGAGAAAGCCCTTCGATCCCCTCGGATCAGAAGGGCTTTCGCATGTCTAGAACGCGAAACGCCCGCCGGGCGAACCAGCGGGCGTTCCTTCATTCACACACGCAGTGGTCAGTCCTTGCGCTTGACCGATGCCCAGAGGCGTTTGTTGGTCAGATACAGCAGCACCGACAGCAGCGTCAGGAAGACGACACCGGCAAAACCGGCCTGCTTGCGGGCACCAAGCTTGGGCTCGGCTGTCCACATGAGAAACGCGGCAACGTCCTCGGCCATCGCTTCGACCGTGTTGGCGTGGCCATCCTCGAATTCGACCGCTTCATCGTAGAGCGGGGGCGCCATGGCGATCCACCCACCGGGGAAGTAATCGTTCTCATAGAGGATTACACCCGCCTGCTCTTTCTCTTCACCGGTATAGCCGTGAAGCAGGGCAGCGATGTATTCAGGACCACCGATACCCTTGAAGAACTGGTTGATCCCCAGACCGTAAGGGCCGTGGAAACCCGCACGCGCCTTCGCCATCAACGACAGGTCAGGAGCGTTTGAAAGCGACGACATCGGGAAGTGATCCGTTGGCTTCGCTTCGCGGAAATCGTCCAGCTCTTCGTCATAGACTTCGTACTGGGCGGCATAGGCGCGCATCTGGTCGTCCGGCAGGCTCGGGCCACCGTCATCGCTCAGCGTGCGGAAAGGCACGTAACGCAGACCGTGGCAGGCCGAGCAGACTTCGGTGTAGATCTGGAGCCCGCGCTGAAGCTGGTTCACATCGTAGGCGCCAAAAGGACCATCGAACGGGAAATCGATATTCTCGATCTCGTGTCCGCTGCTTTCGGCGGCCATTGCCGCTGGCGCGGTAAGCGCCAGCGCGGCGGAGAGCAGTGTTGCTTTGATCATATTCATCTCGCGTTACTCCGCAGGGTTCACAAGTGTCTTGGTTCCGCCGGTTTTCGGCGCATAGTGCGCGTCAAAGTCGGCTGCGATTGTCTCTGGTTGCTCGATCGGTTTCTCGATCACACCAAGCAGCGGCAGAATCACGAGGAAGTAGGCGAACCAGTAGGTCGATGCGATCAGAGAGAGCGTCGCATATGGCTCTTCCGCGGGCATCGCGCCGAGCCACATGAGGGCGAAGAAATCGACCACCAGCAGGGCGAACCACCATTTGAACATCGGACGATAGCGGCCCGAACGGACCCGCGATGTATCGAGCCATGGCACAGCCGCCATTGCAGCGATCGCACCGAACATGGCCAGCACGCCGAAGAATTTGGCGTCGATGATGCCACCGGTCACGAAAGAGGCAATCTGCACCACCCAGACCTCTGCGGTGAACGCACGCAGGATCGCGTAGAACGGTAGGAAGTACCATTCGGGGACGATGTGCGCGGGTGTCGCGAGGGGGTTCGCC
Above is a genomic segment from Sulfitobacter sp. HNIBRBA3233 containing:
- a CDS encoding YeeE/YedE family protein produces the protein MIETAFTPFQSLGGGVLIGLSAVLLMATLGRIMGATGVLAGVLHPNGWSDWSWRTATLLGMVSGPLAIYLLSGGMPEISVPVSTPMLLVGGFLVGIGVTFGAGCTSGHGVCGMARLSPRSIAATLTFMLTTVITVYLVRHVFGA
- a CDS encoding DUF6691 family protein yields the protein MRILVSYIIGLIFGIGISISGMANPAKVLNFFDIAGSWDPSLAFVMGGALVTTFIGYRFVLKGSGPLIGGVFHLPTRRELDLPLLGGAAVFGVGWGIAGFCPGGALPALGTGRSEVLIFVVALIGGILCAKLLQATTDRRKTATT
- a CDS encoding MBL fold metallo-hydrolase; translated protein: MDYPVNLNVKPEVTGFFDEATNTITYLVVDPQTNHCAIIDSVMDIDYAAGRITYDHADALIAEIEARDLTLDWIIETHVHADHLSAAPYIQQRLGGKIGVGEKIMVVQETFGKIFNEGTEFERDGSQFDALFKDGDTYKVGSMEGFAMYTPGHTPACMVHVIGDAAFAGDTLFMPDGGSARADFPGGDAGELYDSIQKVLSLPDDMRLFMCHDYGPNGRVIQWETTVAEQKAKNIHVGGGKTREEFIRFRTERDAQLAMPKLIIPSLQVNMRAGRLPTDKDGNPMLKVPVNGI
- a CDS encoding circularly permuted type 2 ATP-grasp protein, translating into MIESPKFFDEMLTGNGPRGPYASYHEWFARQDNKRLAQKASEAEAFFRRTGITFNVYGQEAAEERLIPFDLVPRIVAHQEWAKLSRGIEQRVSAINAFLHDIYNRQEILRAGVVPKHLIARNEAFLPQMLDFTPPGGVYTHIVGTDIVRTGEDDFYVLEDNARTPSGVSYMLENRETMLQMFPELFSTIRVQQVGDYPKNLRRALAASAPASAGNRPCVAVLTPGMYNSAYYEHSFLADQMGVELVEGHDLRVVDGHIAMRTTRGYRQIDVLYRRVDDEYLDPLTFNPSSMLGVPGIMDVYRAGNITIANAPGTGIADDKAIYSYMPEIVEFYTGERAILKNVETHRCSDPESLKYTLDNLADLVVKEVHGSGGYGMLVGPAASKKELADFADKLKAKPGNYISQPTLSLSTVPIFTESGLAPRHVDLRPFALVSPQGVNITPGGLTRVALSEGSLVVNSSQGGGTKDTWVLEA
- a CDS encoding alpha-E domain-containing protein; protein product: MLGKTAGGLYWMFRYLERAESTARLVEAGFRIALTRSNDAEAEWKSVIVTSSSQSAYEAVHDGYDSARVIDYLLRDQNNPNSVLSVIKAARDNARLVRTALTTEVWFAVNDTWMMLRDLLKEPVPETELPAILANIRQQSALVRGALHGTMLRNDIYEFCKLGMMIERLDSTARIIDVKYYSLLPSPAFVGSRMDNVQWETLLRSVSAHRSFRWAVEEEFAAPAIAEFLILDKRMPRSIMFCAGEITDGLRRIAEGYGIRSDSQQQAESMYQRLASRDIASIFDDGLHDVINEIISNNANLAHRIEQDYRFIA
- a CDS encoding transglutaminase family protein, with protein sequence MELKISHQTHYRYSAPVSYALQKLRLRPLPNVLQTVPDWSIDIDGGQIEASYKDHYGNHVDLVSVTPGATEVSVRASGTVVTEPGTGVLGKVYGRAPLWHFLEPTGPTTPGDTVRDLARTVSDSDDTLDGLHSLSAEVLKAVPYTLGVTNSQTTAEEALKTGGGVCQDHAQIFAAAARVAGVPARYVSGYLMMNDRIDQDASHAWVEAYLDTLGWVGFDVSNGYSPDERYVRIATGRDARDASPIEGIRVGAADETLVVSLQVQQ
- a CDS encoding proteasome-type protease, whose product is MTYCVGMKLDQGLVFMSDTRTNAGVDNFAVAKKMFSWTVPGERSITIMTAGNLATTQSLVSLLEERSKSPEERNPNILHEKTMFQVARLVGATLKEVIAESTPEGQASADQFSASVIVGGQIMGGQPTVFLVYPAGNFIEITDDTPFFQIGETKYGKPILVRAYEPSMSFEDAIKLLLVSFDSTVKSNLSVGLPFDLQVYEVDSFDNSRSKRIEQDDPVYQTISNGWGDALRDAFRQLPNYTF
- the dapF gene encoding diaminopimelate epimerase, whose product is MDRDHPTELPFMKMHGLGNDFVVVDARARPVALSDSLVRAIADRHTGIGFDQLAVIGTGSGDAHLTFYNADGSTSAACGNATRCIARYLMTETGTDALHLTTDRGDLFAVDAGDGLTSVNMGHPQLNWDEIPLAREMETLELPIAGGPTATGMGNPHCTFFVPDALAVDLETFGPLHENHALFPQRTNVQVAHLTGPNHIRMRVWERGVGLTLASGSSSCATAVAAARRGLTGRTVRIDLDGGTIMIDWRDDGVWMTGPTMHVSNGTFTTEFLESAR
- the mtaB gene encoding tRNA (N(6)-L-threonylcarbamoyladenosine(37)-C(2))-methylthiotransferase MtaB, which encodes MTAPVFSNHGCRLNQYELEAMKELADGAGLRDAIVVNTCAVTAEAVRKARQDIRKLRKAHPDARLIVTGCAAQTEPQTFTAMEEVDAVIGNTEKMLPDTWKGLAADFIGETEAVQVDDIMSVRETAGHLIDGFGTRSRAYVQVQNGCDHRCTFCIIPYGRGNSRSVPAGVVVEQIKRLVDKGFNEVVLTGVDLTSWGADLPAQPKLGDLVMRILRLVPDLPRLRISSIDSIEVDENLMTAIATEARLMPHLHLSLQHGDDLILKRMKRRHLRDDAIRFCEDALRLRPDMTFGADIIAGFPTETDAHFENSLKLVEDCQLTWLHVFPYSKREGTPAAKIPAQVDGRTIKDRAAQLRAAGEARVQHHLSDQVGRTHDILMENPLMGRTPQFAEVRFETEQPEGAIVRARITGQAGMELRA
- a CDS encoding Crp/Fnr family transcriptional regulator: MAQASLGDIGFLSSASAALRNMIEERATRRHLAAGETLFSQGDPGDTLFAIASGLVEVSVLSKSGQKLGLDMMGAGELIGEIALFSPGPRTATITAIEPTEVWGLRNADVLDALQEKPELCVDLIELAGKRMRWMSTQYHEQVFMDAPTRLARRIVHYCGIGGSELRMSHADLASFVGTTRETVSKTLAGWKREGVISMGRSTITVVDMDALRDIAGN
- a CDS encoding cytochrome c1 yields the protein MIKATLLSAALALTAPAAMAAESSGHEIENIDFPFDGPFGAYDVNQLQRGLQIYTEVCSACHGLRYVPFRTLSDDGGPSLPDDQMRAYAAQYEVYDEELDDFREAKPTDHFPMSSLSNAPDLSLMAKARAGFHGPYGLGINQFFKGIGGPEYIAALLHGYTGEEKEQAGVILYENDYFPGGWIAMAPPLYDEAVEFEDGHANTVEAMAEDVAAFLMWTAEPKLGARKQAGFAGVVFLTLLSVLLYLTNKRLWASVKRKD